The following coding sequences are from one Virgibacillus necropolis window:
- a CDS encoding HD domain-containing protein — MAYKDEQLNEEKVFKDPVHRYIHVKDRVIWDLIATPEFQRLRRIKQLGTTNLTFHGAEHSRFNHSLGVYEIVRRIINNFEDKPHWNKDERLLCLCAALLHDLGHGPFSHSFEKVFKLDHEYFTQAIIVNNTDVHTILERVSKGFSQKVADVIAKTYKDKLVVSLISSQIDADRMDYLQRDAYFTGVSYGHFDMERILRVMRPIDDQVVIKSSGMHAVEDYIMSRYQMYWQVYFHPVTRSAEVILSKILHRAKVLYETDYTFKLEPVHFISFFNENVVLNDYLKLDEAIVSYYFQVWQDEDDDILRDLCERFMNRRLFKYIEFNPDKQMNKWMELHKLFQEAGIDPDYYLEVDSSSDLPYDFYRPGEEEERLPIHLLMPNNELKELSRHSDIVESISGKKRTDHKLYFPADFLENLNEKDSSKKRIMELLYDQGANE; from the coding sequence ATGGCGTATAAAGATGAACAATTGAATGAGGAAAAAGTTTTTAAAGATCCGGTTCACCGTTATATTCATGTGAAGGATCGAGTTATCTGGGATCTTATAGCAACACCAGAGTTTCAGCGATTACGCCGTATTAAGCAACTTGGAACAACGAACCTGACATTCCATGGGGCGGAACATAGTCGTTTCAATCATTCATTAGGTGTATATGAAATCGTTCGGCGAATTATCAACAATTTTGAGGATAAGCCGCATTGGAATAAAGATGAACGATTATTATGTCTTTGTGCAGCTTTGTTGCATGATCTAGGACATGGCCCATTTTCACATTCGTTTGAAAAAGTATTTAAGCTTGATCATGAATATTTTACTCAGGCAATTATTGTTAACAACACGGATGTACATACCATTTTAGAACGTGTTTCAAAAGGGTTTTCACAAAAAGTCGCGGATGTTATTGCAAAAACATATAAAGATAAATTAGTTGTTAGCCTTATTTCTAGTCAAATCGATGCTGACCGGATGGATTACTTACAGCGTGATGCCTATTTTACTGGTGTAAGCTATGGCCACTTTGATATGGAACGAATTCTTCGTGTAATGCGACCGATTGATGATCAGGTAGTTATTAAATCTAGTGGAATGCATGCAGTAGAAGACTATATTATGAGTCGCTATCAAATGTATTGGCAAGTATATTTTCATCCTGTAACACGAAGTGCAGAAGTTATTTTATCAAAAATTCTTCATCGTGCAAAGGTTTTATATGAGACGGATTACACGTTTAAGCTTGAGCCGGTCCATTTTATTTCCTTCTTCAATGAAAACGTTGTGTTAAATGATTATTTAAAACTCGATGAAGCCATTGTTTCGTATTATTTCCAAGTTTGGCAGGATGAAGACGATGATATTTTGCGCGATTTGTGTGAACGGTTTATGAACCGCCGACTGTTTAAATATATTGAATTTAATCCAGACAAGCAGATGAATAAGTGGATGGAACTTCATAAATTGTTCCAAGAAGCGGGAATTGATCCGGATTATTATCTTGAAGTCGACTCATCATCTGATCTACCATATGATTTTTATAGGCCAGGTGAGGAAGAAGAACGTCTTCCTATTCATTTGTTAATGCCAAATAATGAGTTGAAAGAGCTGTCCCGTCACTCCGATATAGTAGAATCGATTTCTGGAAAAAAACGTACAGACCATAAGCTTTATTTTCCAGCTGATTTTTTAGAAAATCTTAACGAAAAAGACTCGAGTAAAAAACGTATTATGGAACTTTTATATGACCAAGGAGCGAATGAATAA
- a CDS encoding YwgA family protein, whose protein sequence is MLTNHAKLMHFFDVAKEVTGRKKLQKMIFILQKCKVPFEEKYQFHFYGPYSEELTLRTEELCNLGFIDEVKEDKSNYYQYNYTITENGKEFLEQFTLNMPEIEGKVELLKNRSSRFLELVSTMLYFDNQSRDEIVEKVHTVKPKQNFTEDEVKEAWEFIDDLKQSPLN, encoded by the coding sequence ATGTTAACAAATCATGCGAAATTAATGCATTTTTTCGATGTGGCAAAAGAGGTTACTGGCCGGAAAAAACTCCAAAAAATGATTTTCATTTTACAAAAGTGCAAAGTTCCATTTGAAGAAAAGTATCAATTTCACTTTTATGGACCGTACTCAGAGGAACTTACGCTTCGAACAGAAGAACTTTGTAATCTAGGGTTTATCGATGAAGTGAAAGAAGATAAAAGCAATTATTATCAATATAATTATACAATTACTGAAAATGGAAAAGAGTTCCTAGAACAATTCACACTAAATATGCCTGAAATTGAAGGAAAAGTTGAACTGTTAAAGAATAGGAGTTCACGCTTTCTAGAGCTTGTTTCTACGATGCTGTACTTTGATAATCAATCACGCGATGAAATAGTTGAAAAAGTTCACACAGTTAAACCCAAACAAAACTTTACTGAAGATGAAGTGAAAGAGGCATGGGAATTTATTGATGATCTAAAACAAAGTCCACTAAATTAA
- a CDS encoding YwhD family protein translates to MSEDKPKKNTNPFTILKDDSTDGHGGYGVGAISLENMSPVIVDPNEDRAFVDMGAMHARSEIERRVKILPNKDEVPNGKLYWIVWVTVEKSENGPFYAGVCGSEIRVDRSIKRAYKSMPEHVTHMDKSLKGKIMLEHMDDHSKKLLKDFLVDFNEEMWNNSSRELKEVLPK, encoded by the coding sequence ATGAGTGAAGATAAGCCTAAAAAGAATACGAATCCATTTACGATACTTAAAGATGACTCGACTGACGGACATGGTGGTTACGGTGTTGGTGCGATAAGTCTTGAAAATATGTCTCCTGTCATTGTTGATCCAAATGAAGACCGCGCATTTGTTGATATGGGAGCGATGCACGCCCGAAGTGAAATCGAACGACGAGTGAAGATTTTACCGAACAAAGATGAAGTTCCAAATGGTAAGTTATACTGGATTGTTTGGGTAACCGTTGAGAAAAGCGAAAATGGTCCCTTTTATGCTGGTGTTTGTGGAAGTGAGATTCGCGTCGACCGCTCCATTAAACGTGCGTATAAATCAATGCCTGAACATGTAACACATATGGATAAATCATTAAAAGGCAAAATTATGCTTGAGCATATGGATGATCATTCGAAAAAATTACTGAAGGATTTCCTTGTCGATTTTAATGAGGAAATGTGGAACAATTCAAGCCGCGAACTAAAAGAAGTGCTTCCAAAGTAA
- a CDS encoding transglycosylase domain-containing protein — MKRFILKYKLLSGLIGFAFLIVVSFAGIYLTSFLMGPPPLKAEQNTIYYSAADKVIGEEKGAESRYWVELDEMSPYVKKAILAIEDQEFYQHNGFDYSRIAGAVLKNLENMSLSEGASTLTQQYARNLYLSFEKTWTRKLKEAFYTVRLEMYYSKDELLEGYLNTIYYGHGAYGIEAASRYFFSKSADELTLAEAAMLAAIPKGPTYYSPFNNLENATRRQKQILYEMKEQEAISEEEYYLATHAKLNYAEPSEHIKKVVAPYFQDTVLLEAANKLELDREKIRSGGYKIYTTLNVGMQQKLEKEVSETINPASDIQIGAIGMDPENGAIRALVGGRDYSESKFNRAIQAKRMAGSTFKPFLYYTALTHGYTPATMLMSKPTAFELSDGQVYQPSNYNGYYAYKPITLAQALALSDNVYAVKTSLFLGVDKLVDSARKFGIDSKLPPVPSLALGTASVSVEDMVTGYGILANGGEQIKSHTIRKIVDRNGNIVYESPKEEGKQLLDKETTFILTDLMKGMFDHSLDGYMSVTGSLVADSITRDYAGKSGTTASDSWMIGFSPNLVTGVWNGYDDNRDLVKTEENRYAKKIWAGFMDAAHQELPKADTDVPDGVVGAWIDPVSGGVATSYCPNGTLMYFEKGNVPAKHCEEHLPEDGDGKNKEKEPAKDEHKKGVFEKIFDYLF, encoded by the coding sequence ATGAAACGTTTCATCTTAAAATATAAGCTTTTAAGTGGATTGATCGGATTTGCCTTTCTTATTGTTGTCTCTTTTGCCGGGATTTATTTGACAAGTTTTCTTATGGGCCCACCACCACTAAAGGCAGAACAAAACACGATATACTATAGTGCTGCAGATAAAGTAATTGGTGAGGAAAAAGGCGCAGAGAGTCGGTATTGGGTGGAACTTGACGAAATGTCTCCATATGTTAAAAAGGCTATCCTTGCTATTGAGGATCAGGAATTTTACCAACATAATGGATTTGATTACTCCCGAATTGCTGGTGCAGTCCTGAAAAATCTAGAAAATATGTCCTTATCAGAAGGGGCAAGCACGCTTACACAGCAATATGCCCGAAATTTGTATTTATCCTTTGAAAAAACATGGACACGTAAGCTAAAGGAAGCTTTTTATACCGTACGTCTAGAAATGTATTATTCAAAAGACGAACTTTTAGAAGGGTACTTAAACACGATTTATTATGGTCACGGTGCATATGGAATTGAGGCTGCAAGCAGGTATTTTTTCAGTAAATCAGCTGATGAGTTAACATTGGCTGAAGCTGCTATGCTTGCTGCAATTCCGAAAGGGCCGACTTATTACTCCCCTTTTAACAATTTGGAAAATGCAACACGACGACAGAAACAGATTCTTTATGAAATGAAGGAACAAGAAGCAATAAGTGAAGAGGAATATTACTTAGCAACGCATGCAAAATTGAATTATGCAGAGCCAAGTGAGCATATAAAGAAAGTTGTCGCTCCCTATTTTCAAGATACCGTCTTACTGGAGGCCGCTAATAAATTAGAGCTTGACAGGGAGAAAATTCGTTCTGGCGGATACAAAATTTATACAACACTTAATGTTGGGATGCAACAAAAACTAGAAAAGGAAGTTTCCGAAACGATTAATCCCGCAAGCGATATTCAAATCGGGGCGATTGGGATGGATCCAGAAAACGGGGCAATTCGTGCACTAGTTGGTGGTCGCGATTACAGCGAGAGTAAATTCAACCGGGCAATTCAGGCAAAGCGCATGGCCGGTTCCACCTTTAAACCTTTTTTGTACTATACAGCACTTACACATGGTTATACACCAGCAACAATGTTGATGAGTAAACCAACCGCATTTGAACTTTCGGATGGGCAGGTTTATCAGCCAAGTAACTACAATGGGTATTACGCGTATAAACCGATTACTTTAGCACAAGCCTTAGCATTATCTGACAACGTTTACGCGGTAAAGACAAGTCTTTTCTTGGGTGTGGACAAACTAGTCGATTCAGCACGCAAATTTGGGATTGATAGTAAATTACCACCTGTACCCTCGCTTGCTCTAGGAACTGCATCGGTATCGGTTGAAGACATGGTCACAGGATATGGCATTCTTGCAAATGGAGGGGAACAGATTAAAAGCCATACAATAAGGAAAATTGTTGATCGTAACGGGAATATCGTATATGAATCTCCTAAAGAAGAAGGAAAACAACTTTTAGATAAGGAAACAACGTTCATCTTAACAGATCTCATGAAAGGTATGTTCGACCATTCGCTTGACGGGTATATGTCTGTCACAGGTTCACTGGTTGCGGATAGCATAACGCGAGACTATGCTGGAAAGTCTGGAACTACAGCTTCAGACAGCTGGATGATTGGATTTAGCCCTAATTTAGTTACAGGTGTTTGGAATGGATATGATGATAATCGTGACCTAGTAAAGACGGAAGAAAATCGATATGCCAAAAAGATATGGGCTGGATTTATGGATGCTGCACATCAGGAGTTACCTAAGGCTGATACCGATGTTCCTGATGGGGTTGTCGGGGCATGGATTGATCCCGTATCGGGTGGTGTAGCAACCTCCTATTGTCCAAACGGTACACTCATGTATTTTGAAAAAGGGAATGTACCAGCAAAACATTGTGAAGAACATTTACCTGAAGATGGTGATGGAAAAAATAAAGAAAAAGAACCTGCTAAAGATGAACATAAAAAAGGTGTATTTGAGAAGATCTTTGATTATTTGTTCTAG
- the speE gene encoding spermidine synthase, whose translation MGIWFTEKQTANFGITAKVNKILVALKTDFQDLEMLNTEEWGNMLVLDDMVMTTEKDEFVYHEMVAHVPLFTHPNPKRVLVVGGGDGGVIREILKHKSVEKATLVDIDGKVIEYSKKFLPSIAGSLDDPRVEVLIDDGFMYIAKSEREFDVILVDSTEPVGPAVNLFSQGFYAGISRALKDDGIFVAQTDNPWFKADLIHQVFHDVKNIFPVTKLYTANIPTYPSGLWTFTMGSKIHNPLKVKEERFTEIETKYYTPELHFASFALPKFVKELTE comes from the coding sequence ATGGGTATCTGGTTTACCGAAAAACAAACTGCTAACTTTGGTATTACAGCAAAAGTTAATAAAATTTTAGTTGCGTTAAAAACGGATTTTCAAGATTTAGAAATGCTTAATACAGAAGAATGGGGCAATATGCTTGTTCTAGATGATATGGTTATGACAACGGAAAAGGATGAATTTGTCTATCATGAAATGGTTGCACATGTGCCACTTTTCACGCATCCAAATCCGAAGCGGGTATTAGTCGTTGGTGGTGGTGACGGTGGTGTGATTCGTGAAATTCTTAAACATAAATCAGTGGAAAAAGCGACTTTAGTAGATATAGATGGAAAGGTAATTGAGTACTCAAAAAAATTCTTGCCGTCAATCGCAGGTTCATTGGATGATCCGCGTGTAGAGGTTTTAATCGATGACGGGTTTATGTATATTGCAAAAAGCGAGCGTGAATTTGACGTAATTTTGGTTGATTCAACAGAGCCTGTGGGCCCAGCAGTGAATTTATTTTCCCAAGGCTTTTATGCTGGCATTTCCCGAGCGCTTAAAGATGATGGGATTTTCGTTGCACAAACTGACAATCCATGGTTTAAGGCAGATTTAATTCATCAGGTCTTTCATGATGTGAAAAATATTTTTCCCGTGACAAAGTTATATACAGCAAACATTCCAACCTATCCAAGTGGACTTTGGACATTTACAATGGGTAGTAAAATTCATAACCCGTTAAAAGTTAAAGAAGAACGATTTACAGAAATTGAAACGAAATATTATACGCCAGAACTTCATTTTGCATCGTTTGCATTACCGAAGTTTGTGAAAGAATTGACCGAATAG